One genomic window of Salvelinus sp. IW2-2015 unplaced genomic scaffold, ASM291031v2 Un_scaffold7799, whole genome shotgun sequence includes the following:
- the LOC139027159 gene encoding octapeptide-repeat protein T2-like, with protein sequence MTQVSQDQTDNQAESPRDQTDNQQRVPETRQTTRQSPRDQTDDQAESPETDRQPGRESQRPDRQPGRVQRPDRQPQRVPETRQTTRQRVPETRQTTRQSPRNQTDNQAESPRDQTDNQAESQKPDRQPGRESQRPDRQPGRVPETRVY encoded by the coding sequence ATGACACAAGTGTcccaagaccagacagacaaccagGCAGAGAGTCctagagaccagacagacaaccagCAGAGAGTCccagagaccagacagacgaCCAGGCAGAGTCccagagaccagacagacgaCCAGGCAGAGAGTCCAGAGACCGACAGACAACCAGGCAGAGAGTcccagagaccagacagacaaccagGCAGAGtccagagaccagacagacaaccgCAGAGAGTcccagagaccagacagacaaccagGCAGAGAGTcccagagaccagacagacaaccagGCAGAGTCCCAGAAACCAGACAGACAACCAGGCAGAGAGTcccagagaccagacagacaaccagGCAGAGTCCCAGAAACCAGACAGACAACCAGGCAGAGAGTcccagagaccagacagacaaccagGCAGAGTCCCAGAAACAAGGGTCTATTAG